The DNA region ACCCAGGAAAAACCCGCCCTTCTGTGGCAGCCTCTCCCGTTTCTGCTCTTTTTCACCCTGGTCAACACGGTTTTTTCGTACAGGCAGATATGGACCAGCATCCCGGAAGGCGTCATCCTCTGGTGCCTGGGCGTCCTGTTCTGGCTTGGGGTGTTTTTCGGATACCGCTCATGGAGCCGGAGCCTCTTCACCAAGGCCAAGTAAGCGCCCTCCAATAAAAAATTTTTCCGCCTGAAACGCCGGGGATTGTTCGGTCCCCGGCGCTTTTTGTTAAAACGGCTGTCGAAACGTCCGTCAAAACCGCTTGACACAAACTTTACGACAGACTAATTGATTCGGGTTTGGCGTCCGTAATTTTTGCGGTACGCCCGGAAAGGGGCGGGCGCCTCTTTCCGACACGCGCCTTAACGGCGCACACGGGCAAAGCCGGGACAGTCCCGGCGCCGTCCTTGCTCCGCCTGTAACTTCGGGCGGGGCTATATCCACAAGGAGGGGTAATGAGACGTTACGAAACCATTTTCATCGCGGATCCCGATGTTTCCGAGGAGGAGCGCAAGAGCCTCGTCGCGAAATTCACGGGAATCATGGAGACCCAGGAAGCCTACATCGTAGCGGTGGAGGACTGGGGCGCAAAGAAGCTGGCCTACGAGGTCAATCGCAAAAAGCGCGGATATTACATCCTGATGGATTACTGCGCCAAGGGCAACCTCGTGCATGAACTCGAACGCGTCATGCGCATCGACGACCGCATTCTCCGCTACCTCACGGTGCAGCTGGCCGACGACATCAGCGTGGAATCCTTGAAGCAACAGCTGGCCGACGAAGCCGCCGAAAAGGAAAAGAAGGCCCAGGCCATCCAGCAGGAGAGGGCCAGGCGCGAAGCCGACTCTTTCCGGTCCGGGGATTCCGGCGATTCCGACGAGGGAGACCTTGGCGATTCCCAGGAAGAAGCCGAATAACTCCGGGGTCAACCTGCCGGGGACCGGACGGCTCTTTCAAACCGGCCCCTGAAATTTTCCTGTTTCGAAAGGCGGGCCAAGCCCGCTCATATAAAGGAGACATCATCCATGCCAGCACCATCACGCGGCGGACGCACGGTAAAAAAGCGCAAGAGGGTTTTTCATCGCAGGAAGGTCTGCCGCTTCTGCGCGGACAAGACCCTTGCCATCAGCTACAAGGACCCCCGCTCCCTCAAGCACTTCGTAACCGAGCGCGGCAAGATAATCCCCAGGCGCATTTCAGGTACCTGCGCCAAGCATCAGCGGACCCTCACCACGGCCATCATGAGGGCGCGGTCCATAGCCCTGATGCCCTATGTCGGCACCGCCCCGGAGTAGCGACATTGCGCCTGTCCAAAAACGCGAATTGCTGCGTTGTGCATCGCGTCCCGGCTCGGTCACGTACGAAAAGAGTACGCTCCCTCGCCGCTCGCTCGCACGCCTTGCACTTCATCGTTTTTGATCAGGCTCGGTGCCCGGCTTGTTGAGGCGGTCTGATGACAAGGCTTGATGCGCGGCCTGTTCAGACGGATTGAAAAACTCGGTCAGGCTTGGGCTTATGGCCCCTGAAACGAGTTTAAAAAGGCTTGAAACATCCCCGCTTCGGCGCGATGCAAAAAACGCCGGTGCGCAAAATGGGAGGCTCCACCAATGAAGGTCATTCTTACCGAAAACATAGAAACCCTGGGAATCATAGGCAAGGAAGTGAACGTGGCCGACGGCTACGCCCGAAACTTCCTGTTCCCCAAAAGGCTTGCGGTCATCGCCAACGACGCCAATATGAAGGCCCTGGAAAGAAAGCGCATCCGCTACGAGGCCAAGGTGGCCAAGGACCGCTCCTTCGCCCAGGACCTCGCCGCCAAACTTTCCTCCGTCACCTGCGTGATCGCGGGCAAGGTCCACGAGGACAAGCGCCTGTACGGCTCCGTGGCGGTGAAGGACATCGTGGAAAAACTGGCGGAAATGGGCTTTGAGCTTTCCAAGAGCACCGTGCGCCTGGAAGAGCCCATAAAGGCCCTTGGAACCTACAAGGTGCCCATAAAGCTCTTCGCCGATGTGAAAACCGAAATCACCGTGGAAGTGGTCCCCCAGGACTGACGGGACCTCCGGGCCAAGCCCGGCTCCCGCGCCTTCCTTCACAGCACCCGTGCGGCATTTGCCCTGGGCGCACGGAATCGTAAACAAAACCGGGGGCTTTCGCACCATTACGCGAAAACCCCCGGTTCTGTTTCTAAAAACCACATCCACCCCCAAATTATATCTGCTTGCAGTTACGATTTGGCAACTCTCAGCCTGTATTCGGATAATGCATTAAGAAGTTTGCCCAAAATGAATTTTGAGTAAAGTTTGCCAGCCATGTTGTTCCAGACAGGCTTGGTTATTTCCTTTACTTTTAACAGTTCTTCCTTTCTGAATTCGACCTTTTTTAAACCATACTTTTCCATGCTTTCCATTTTTTTTCTTATTGCATCATGTATCGCATTACAATATCTGTCTTCTATAATTTTTTGATTTTGTATAATAGTGTTTCTGAGGAAAGGATCCATGGAGTTCCATACTGATGTATAAACCACCGCTCCGGCAGGCATAACTCGAAAATTTGTCATGCTGTAATAATGTATTACAGAAATAAATTCTAGACCAAAATGCAGGCATTGGCCAATACCGGCATTCATTTCGCCTGATCTAATCGTTGATCCGATTTCAAAACGTTGAATTTCTTTAATATGTTGAATACCAATATTTTCCAATGCCATTTTTTCTATTGGGCCTTGGTAACTTCCAAATTTTAAACTACGAAATGCAGATAAACTATTGACAGGCCTAATATTTGAATATATTTGCTCAAAGCCTTGATCAACAATAAATGGCATAAAAAATCCATTTTTCAACATCTCACTGTTAAAATCTTCTCGTAATATATTACATATATATCTTATTTCATCATAAGAATTAAAAATAAATGGAAGTGTAAGAACAGATATATCAGGACAAAATTTTATCATCATCTCGCTACCAAGAAAGCCGCCATCAATATATTTTACAATTCTTTTTTCATCACGTGTTACTTTCACTTTTTTATTTTTAAAAATATGAAAAATAAATTTATCATCATACGTATTACCAGTGTATAAAATATTAAAATTATATTTATTACCAGTTAACTCTTTCATATATGGTATGATTATTTTATCAATTACATTGGAAGTTGGCATTCTCTCATAATCGAAAGTGATGAAAGTATATTCTTTCCTCTTAACAGCTCCGCATAAGTCAGGTGGCATAATAAACAGTATCAGCAAACCGATTATTATAAAAACCTGTATTTTCATTGGCAGCACTTTCTGTCATAAAGGCTAACGCTTTTCACTGCCCGGCTTTATCCATTGCCGCGTTCAGTTCCGCCTCGATTCCGTCAAACAGGGCCTCGATTCGTTCCGGGGCAATGGCCGAGGGGTAGAAACCTGCGGAAAGGGAAAGGCTCCCGTCGTAGCCCGACATCCCCACCGCGAACCAGGGCGGGCGGGCCGTGGGCACCCCAAGGAAGGCGGAAGCCGGGGCCTTTCCCCAGGCGCGGCACGATTCCCTTTCTATCGGCCCCATGTTGGTGAAAGCCGGGGGCAGGTTGCCGTCCCTCACCCCCAGCGCGAAGGTGTTTCTCATCGTGAACTTGGGCAGAAAATAGGGCTGGCCCACCCCCATCAGCCAGAAGCCGATCATCATTCCAAGCCCGAAATACCGCTCCTTCTGGGGGTCCACGGACCTTTTGACCGAGGCCAGGGTGGCCGCGAAATCCTCGCCCGGCCTGTAATCTATCCCCACGGCCCAGAGCCCGGACACCTGGCAGAGCGCGCCGGTTCTGCGCCCCGGAAGATAGCGCCGCAGGTCCACGGTGCTGGCCACCCGAAGCTTTCCCTTCACCTTTCCACCCTCCAGGGCGGCAAAGGCCCTGAAAAGGGCGGCGGTCAAAAGGTCGTTCAGGGTGGCCCCGCGCATCCTGGCGTAGCCGGAAAAGGCCGAAACCCTCTCCCGCGAAAGATGCCTGAACACGAACACCAGGGGCGGTTTTTCCACCATGCCGGACGGGAACTGGTATGAGCGGAAGGGGGCCACCATGCGCCACATGTTGACGAGCCCGGACCAGAATATGGCCAGCCACTCCCGGACAGGAAACCTGAAATATACCTGGGACATGCTGCGCGTGCCGGTGGCGGGCGAAGGCGCGTGATCCGGGTTTGCGGAAAGGGCCGAGTAAATCTCCCCAAGCCGGTAGAACACCGCTTTAAGGCCCCCGGCGTCACAGGTGAGATGGGATATTTTTAGTATCAGGCGGTCGCCGCCGCCCTTAAGGGAAAGGATGAGCACCCTGAGTTGGGGGCCGGCGGACGGGTCCATGATTTGCGCGTAAAAGGCCTGGGACGCGGCTTCGACATCGCTTTCCGGGCCGGGCTCGGAGAGAATTTCAGCCTCGTCCAGGGCCTTCTCGTCCAGGCGCTCCCAGAAGGGGCGGAACCAGGAGTCCCGGAACCGGCAGCCAAGGACGGGCTCTGCGTCCAGCACCAATCGCAGCGCCCTTTTTAAACGCGGCCTGTCCAGGGGCTCGTCCCAATCCGCCACAAGGTGGATTTCCGCCTGATAGATTTTTTTCTGGGCGTGGTTCACCTTGTCGGAAAAAACCGCGCGCAGGCGCAAGGGCGGCTTCATGGCGAGTATCCCTTCGGACGGAGCCTTGTGAACTTCTGCTCGATGATCTCGTTTCCCCACTGGCCCACGGCCTCCTCCTCCGCCAGCGTAAAACCCGCCTTCTCGTAGAGCCGCCGGGCCGCGTCCAGGCCCCTGAAGGTCATGAGAAACATTTTGTCGTGACCTGCCCGGTCGCAGAAGGAGACAGCCTCCTTCAAAAGCTCGCGCCCAAGGCCCCGGCCCTGGAACTTCGGGTCCACTATGAACCAGCGAAGGCGAGCGCCCTGCCCTTGCGCGTCCTTTCCGTCAACGGCCACGGCCCCGGCGAAGTCCCCTCCCGAAAAGGCCGCGCCAAAATAGTCCCGTTTCGGGTCAAAATTGTCCATAAATGCGGCAAGCTCGCCCGCCACCTGGATTTCAAAGGAAAGGTCGAAGCCCCAGTGTTCGTGGTAATAGGTGGAGTGAAGGGCGGTTATGCGCCCTATGACGCCGGGCCGCCACGGGCCTATGGACAAAGCGGGACATTTTTGGGACATTTCGGGCACCATTGATTTTCAGGCGGTTTTTCGGCTATTGTCTCATTTAGGGGCATTCAAAGGCAAACACCAAAAACGAAAAGGATGAGCCATGCCGTATTTTTCCATTCAGACCAGCAAGGCCCTGGATAAAACTTCAGCCGACGACCTGGCCGTAAAGGCCTCGGACTTCATATCTAAGACCCTGGGAAAGCCCGAAGCCTACGTGATGACCGCCGTCGTCCACTCGGTATCCATGAGTTTCGGAGGAAGCGTTGACGCTCCGGCGGCCCTGGCGTGCCTTAAAAGCATCGACCTTCAAAAGGAGCGTTGCGCCGATCTTTCAAAGGCCATCTGCGGATTTCTGGAAAAGGAGCTTGGAGTCGCGCCCGACCGGGCCTTCATAGACTTCAACCCTTTAGACGGGGCTCTCTTCGGCTGGAACAACAAAACTTTCTAAGCGCCCGTCTAAAAACGCGAATCGCTGTGTCAGGCTTCACGGCGCGGTCCGCCACGTACGAAAAGTACGCTTGCTCCCGCACCGTTCGCCTTCCTTGCGCTTCATCGTTTTTATCCAGGCTTTGTGCCGGGCTGCATTCAAAGGCCCTTCACCGGGCCGCCCCGGTGAAAAAGTCCGTCATGATGCGGGTGGTTTCCGAAGGCTTTTCCATGGGCACCAAGTGCCCCGCGCCGGGGACTTCCAGGTACTGCGCGTCAGGGAACATGGAAGTCGCCTTTTTCAGATCGATGTAGGCCCGGTTGCCGCTGGTTCCGCCCTCCACAACCAACACCGGGGCCGACACCTTTTCCAGGAGCGGCCAGGGGTCGAGGCGCATTCCGCCCATGAAAAGCCCCGCCTCGCGCTTGGGGTGGCAGGCCAGGGTTATTCCGCCTTCGGGCGCGCCCTCCATGCCGTATGAAACGTAGAGGTCAAGCATCTCGTCGTCCCAGTTGGCGAAAAGGGCCTTGCCCCGCAGATATGCCTTGGCATCCGCCGCGCTTTCCCAGTGGTTGCGGCGGTTGATGGACTTGGAGGCAAGCGGATGGTGCTCCACGGACAAGGGGGCCGTGTAGAGAATCTGCGGCAAAAATATGGGCTCGATGAGGATTATGGCCGAAGGATTGAGGCCGCAGGCCGCAGCCGCGATCACCGCCACGGTGCCGCCCATGCTGTGCCCGGCGACGAAGGGGCGTTTCAGATCGAGGGACCGGCAAAGGGACGTGACGTCCTGGGCAAGCGTCGGCCAGGGAAGGCCGCCGTCATAGGGGTCGCATTCCCTGTGTGCGCAGAAATACGGCGCGATCACCCGGAATTTTTTTGAAAGCTCCCTTGCCAGCGGGTGCCACAGGTGGGGCGAAAAACCCGTTGCATGAAGAAGCAAAAGCGGAGGGCCTTCCTGGCCCCATTCCATGTATACGAGTTCCGCCCCTTCCACCGAAGCCGCGCCCTGGCGGAAGGGCACGGACGCAATTTCATCGTTTGACATGTTTTGTTCTGCTTCCTTTCGCTGATCTTCTGCCTATTAACAGGATGAGATACTTGCTGACGGTTTAAAGTTTTTAGGAAAGGGAGGGAGGGAAGAACCCTTTTTTCAAAAAGGGTTTGCCCTCCCTCCCCCGCAAGTCCTTACCTGCTTTGGCAATTGCTGCGCTTCAGCACTTTCCACCGCCGCCCGAAAAGGCTATGTCAAGCACCTCGGAAACCTCCTCCACGAAGTGGAAGGTGATTTTCTCCCGGAGGTTTTCTGGAACGTCGATAAGGTCGTTCTCGTTCCATTTCGGCAGAATCACCTCCCGGATTTTGGCCCTGTAGGCGGCCAGCACCTTCTCCTTTATTCCGCCCACGGGCATCACCCGGCCACGGAGCGTGATCTCCCCGGTCATGGCGAGGCCCTTTTTGACCGGCTTTCCGGTTGCTATGGAGGCTATGGCGGTCACCATGCCCACCCCGGCGCTCGGCCCGTCCTTGGGAATGGCCCCGGCGGGTACGTGGATGTGGATGTCGTGCTTGTCGAAAAAATCCTTCTCCAGCCCCAGCGCCTCGGAATGGCTTTTCACCCAGGTTAAAGCCGCCATGGCTGATTCCTTCATCACGTCCCCAAGCTGTCCGGTGAGGGTGAGGCCCTTGCTTCCGGGCATTTTGGCGGCTTCCAGAAACAGGATGTC from Deltaproteobacteria bacterium includes:
- the rpsF gene encoding 30S ribosomal protein S6, which translates into the protein MRRYETIFIADPDVSEEERKSLVAKFTGIMETQEAYIVAVEDWGAKKLAYEVNRKKRGYYILMDYCAKGNLVHELERVMRIDDRILRYLTVQLADDISVESLKQQLADEAAEKEKKAQAIQQERARREADSFRSGDSGDSDEGDLGDSQEEAE
- a CDS encoding 30S ribosomal protein S18, which encodes MPAPSRGGRTVKKRKRVFHRRKVCRFCADKTLAISYKDPRSLKHFVTERGKIIPRRISGTCAKHQRTLTTAIMRARSIALMPYVGTAPE
- a CDS encoding 50S ribosomal protein L9 — translated: MKVILTENIETLGIIGKEVNVADGYARNFLFPKRLAVIANDANMKALERKRIRYEAKVAKDRSFAQDLAAKLSSVTCVIAGKVHEDKRLYGSVAVKDIVEKLAEMGFELSKSTVRLEEPIKALGTYKVPIKLFADVKTEITVEVVPQD
- the dctP gene encoding TRAP transporter substrate-binding protein DctP: MKIQVFIIIGLLILFIMPPDLCGAVKRKEYTFITFDYERMPTSNVIDKIIIPYMKELTGNKYNFNILYTGNTYDDKFIFHIFKNKKVKVTRDEKRIVKYIDGGFLGSEMMIKFCPDISVLTLPFIFNSYDEIRYICNILREDFNSEMLKNGFFMPFIVDQGFEQIYSNIRPVNSLSAFRSLKFGSYQGPIEKMALENIGIQHIKEIQRFEIGSTIRSGEMNAGIGQCLHFGLEFISVIHYYSMTNFRVMPAGAVVYTSVWNSMDPFLRNTIIQNQKIIEDRYCNAIHDAIRKKMESMEKYGLKKVEFRKEELLKVKEITKPVWNNMAGKLYSKFILGKLLNALSEYRLRVAKS
- a CDS encoding GNAT family N-acetyltransferase — its product is MVPEMSQKCPALSIGPWRPGVIGRITALHSTYYHEHWGFDLSFEIQVAGELAAFMDNFDPKRDYFGAAFSGGDFAGAVAVDGKDAQGQGARLRWFIVDPKFQGRGLGRELLKEAVSFCDRAGHDKMFLMTFRGLDAARRLYEKAGFTLAEEEAVGQWGNEIIEQKFTRLRPKGYSP
- a CDS encoding alpha/beta hydrolase, translating into MSNDEIASVPFRQGAASVEGAELVYMEWGQEGPPLLLLHATGFSPHLWHPLARELSKKFRVIAPYFCAHRECDPYDGGLPWPTLAQDVTSLCRSLDLKRPFVAGHSMGGTVAVIAAAACGLNPSAIILIEPIFLPQILYTAPLSVEHHPLASKSINRRNHWESAADAKAYLRGKALFANWDDEMLDLYVSYGMEGAPEGGITLACHPKREAGLFMGGMRLDPWPLLEKVSAPVLVVEGGTSGNRAYIDLKKATSMFPDAQYLEVPGAGHLVPMEKPSETTRIMTDFFTGAAR